One region of Methanomicrobiales archaeon genomic DNA includes:
- a CDS encoding ATP-binding protein yields the protein MSGEEANEILDIMEALLTAEIVNQNPALDWNDLTPACRDLYGVNGSSGELKRPVMVSEGAIQRVLGIPNAYERVRKNPFVGYEEFGQRLSITAVEPAARWFLKRGGRDRIQRNPALAYFFERFDSADFSYRAAKESNPLFEDTRSYLDAKISRVIAESEPLRGAMDLLIVSAPEEIEQRLADLVCTPRQQEFVQEIETALQHREFLRAHRIYEIGKILFVGPPGTGKTSLALALSHRLHLPLLEVRLSMITSQYLGETSKNIDRVFEFAKRLSPCILFIDEFDYVAKSRVTDDHGAMKRAVNMLLKNIDSSSLIRDGVLLIGATNHPQLLDEAAWRRFDQVVEFALPDCRMRRDILASVTATLDCRADLDALAARTEGFSGADLRMMVKEAVISALTRQKQEIGEEDMEKGILLVEERNALKYGSWV from the coding sequence ATGTCAGGCGAGGAAGCGAACGAGATCCTGGATATCATGGAGGCGCTGCTCACCGCCGAGATCGTCAACCAGAACCCTGCCCTCGACTGGAACGATCTCACTCCGGCGTGCCGGGACCTCTACGGGGTCAACGGCAGCAGTGGGGAGCTGAAACGCCCCGTAATGGTGAGCGAAGGGGCGATCCAGCGGGTGCTCGGGATCCCGAACGCCTATGAGCGGGTCAGGAAGAACCCGTTCGTGGGCTACGAGGAGTTCGGGCAGCGTCTCTCCATCACGGCGGTCGAGCCGGCGGCGCGGTGGTTCCTGAAGCGGGGAGGGCGGGATCGCATCCAGCGCAATCCCGCTCTCGCCTACTTCTTCGAGCGGTTCGACTCGGCGGACTTCTCCTACCGCGCGGCGAAAGAGAGCAACCCGCTCTTCGAGGACACCCGGTCGTACCTGGATGCGAAGATATCCCGCGTGATCGCGGAGAGCGAACCGCTCCGCGGGGCGATGGATCTCCTCATCGTCAGCGCCCCGGAGGAGATCGAGCAGCGGCTCGCCGATCTGGTCTGCACCCCGCGGCAGCAGGAGTTCGTGCAGGAGATCGAGACCGCGCTGCAGCACCGCGAGTTCCTCCGCGCCCACCGCATCTACGAGATCGGCAAGATCCTCTTCGTGGGGCCCCCGGGAACGGGGAAGACCTCGCTCGCCCTCGCCCTCTCGCACCGCCTCCACCTGCCCCTCCTGGAGGTCCGCCTCTCGATGATCACCTCCCAGTACCTGGGGGAGACCTCGAAAAACATCGACCGCGTCTTCGAGTTCGCGAAAAGGCTCTCCCCCTGCATCCTGTTCATCGACGAGTTCGACTACGTGGCGAAGAGCCGGGTGACAGACGACCACGGCGCCATGAAGCGTGCGGTGAACATGCTCCTGAAAAACATCGACAGCAGCAGCCTGATCCGGGACGGGGTCCTGCTCATCGGCGCCACCAACCACCCCCAGCTGCTGGACGAGGCGGCCTGGCGGCGGTTCGACCAGGTGGTCGAGTTCGCCCTGCCGGACTGCCGGATGCGGCGGGACATCCTGGCGTCGGTGACGGCGACGCTGGACTGCCGCGCCGACCTCGACGCACTGGCGGCGCGGACGGAAGGGTTCTCCGGCGCCGATCTGCGCATGATGGTCAAAGAAGCGGTGATCTCCGCGCTCACGCGGCAGAAGCAGGAGATCGGCGAGGAGGATATGGAGAAGGGCATCCTCCTCGTAGAGGAGCGCAACGCCCTGAAATACGGCAGCTGGGTGTAG
- a CDS encoding NAD(P)H-dependent oxidoreductase, which translates to MPICYIYHSRDGHTRGVAERCASELGGERIEVRDKSGYNAVTVYLIGAFRARLGRRDPIEPKAIDVSACDTLVVGSPVWAGKPTPAMNSALDALTGARGKKGIVYVTCGGSPGVSMELLKRGLAARGVQVKKGEIFTHRDLPEGEKIQRFVETVRRVSSA; encoded by the coding sequence ATGCCGATATGCTACATCTACCACTCGCGGGACGGCCACACACGGGGCGTCGCCGAGCGCTGCGCCTCCGAACTCGGGGGCGAGCGGATCGAGGTGCGGGACAAGAGCGGCTACAACGCCGTCACGGTATACCTGATCGGAGCGTTCCGCGCCCGGCTGGGTCGAAGGGATCCCATTGAGCCGAAGGCAATCGACGTCTCCGCCTGCGACACCCTGGTCGTGGGATCCCCCGTGTGGGCGGGGAAACCCACCCCCGCCATGAACTCCGCCCTGGACGCCCTGACCGGGGCGAGGGGAAAGAAAGGGATCGTCTACGTCACCTGCGGGGGCTCACCGGGGGTCAGCATGGAGCTCCTGAAGCGGGGTCTTGCCGCCCGCGGGGTGCAGGTGAAGAAGGGGGAGATCTTCACGCACCGGGACCTGCCGGAGGGCGAGAAGATCCAGCGATTCGTGGAGACGGTGCGGCGGGTCAGTAGCGCATAG
- a CDS encoding DNA-directed RNA polymerase subunit L yields MEIKVLELNENRARILFVGEGHTFMNLLASEILKDPEVDVARYRMEYQFSDPELLVTTRGSRNPVSAIRDACSRIAAECDDLLAELP; encoded by the coding sequence ATGGAGATCAAGGTTCTGGAACTGAACGAGAACAGGGCGCGAATCCTCTTCGTCGGCGAAGGCCACACCTTCATGAACCTCCTCGCCTCCGAGATCCTGAAAGATCCCGAGGTGGACGTGGCACGCTACCGCATGGAGTACCAGTTCTCCGATCCCGAGCTGCTGGTGACCACCCGCGGCAGCCGGAATCCCGTCAGCGCGATCCGCGATGCCTGCAGCCGCATCGCAGCCGAATGCGACGACCTCCTGGCAGAGCTGCCGTGA
- a CDS encoding RNA-binding protein, giving the protein MESSKLYVGNLTYSVNAEQLRKLFSPYGDVKDVRVIERKGFGFVEMSSPEEAEKAKEALNETVFEGRTLRVDEARPQQPRREFRRF; this is encoded by the coding sequence ATGGAAAGCAGCAAACTGTATGTCGGCAACCTTACGTATTCTGTCAATGCAGAACAGTTGAGGAAGTTATTCTCCCCGTATGGGGATGTGAAGGACGTCCGCGTCATCGAGCGGAAGGGGTTCGGGTTCGTGGAGATGTCCAGCCCGGAAGAGGCGGAGAAAGCAAAAGAGGCCCTGAACGAGACGGTGTTCGAGGGCCGCACGCTGCGGGTGGACGAGGCCCGCCCGCAGCAGCCGCGGCGGGAGTTCCGGCGATTCTAG
- a CDS encoding translation initiation factor IF-2 subunit beta — MTDTYEELLKKAYAGITRTDERHERFVIPEPRAFVEGKTTVLENFAEIADKLRREPDELMKYLVGELGTAGKIEGSRAVFSGKFDQATISAVIHNYVDDYVICSECGRPDTRLVKDGRVLVLRCEACGGHRPVRKRKPRTEAVAKKFEEGAILDLEIQSLSKRGDGVVREGKYTIYVANAKPGQKVQVRITKIAGSIIFTERV; from the coding sequence ATGACAGACACCTACGAGGAGCTTTTGAAGAAGGCCTACGCTGGCATCACCCGCACCGACGAGCGGCACGAGCGATTCGTGATCCCGGAGCCCCGGGCGTTCGTCGAGGGCAAGACCACGGTGCTGGAGAACTTCGCAGAGATCGCGGACAAGCTGCGGCGCGAACCGGACGAGCTGATGAAGTACCTGGTGGGCGAACTCGGCACGGCCGGCAAGATCGAGGGGAGCCGGGCGGTCTTCTCGGGCAAATTCGACCAGGCGACGATCAGCGCGGTCATCCACAACTACGTCGACGACTACGTGATCTGCTCGGAGTGCGGGCGTCCGGACACCCGCCTCGTCAAGGACGGGCGGGTGCTGGTGCTCCGCTGCGAGGCCTGCGGCGGGCACCGCCCGGTGCGGAAACGGAAGCCCCGTACGGAGGCGGTCGCGAAGAAGTTCGAAGAGGGCGCCATCCTGGACCTGGAGATCCAGTCCCTGAGCAAGCGGGGCGACGGTGTCGTGCGCGAGGGGAAGTACACCATCTACGTCGCCAACGCCAAGCCCGGCCAGAAGGTGCAGGTGAGAATCACCAAGATCGCCGGCTCCATCATCTTCACAGAGCGCGTGTAA
- the ilvC gene encoding ketol-acid reductoisomerase yields MDNAIKRYYEEDADLSYLEGKRIAVIGYGSQGRGQALNLRDSGLDVIIGLRQGKSWRTAIEDGLDVFTVKEAAKQADMIQILLPDESQGAVYRAEIAPYLEEGDVLSFSHGFNIHYGQIVPPDNVDVTMIAPKGPGRMVRRQYEEGKGVPALIAVHQDFSGRAKEIALAYARGIGATRAVVLETTFREETETDLFGEQAVLCGGTTALIKAGFETLVDAGYAPEMAYLEVLHELKLIVDLIYEGGISHMRSSISNTAQYGDLTRGPRVIGAEVYLAMQEILEEIQSGEFAKEWILENQVNRPVFNALTARDEEHLIEQVGREIRALMPQFKK; encoded by the coding sequence ATGGACAATGCAATCAAGAGATACTACGAGGAAGATGCGGATCTCTCCTACCTCGAAGGGAAGAGGATAGCCGTTATCGGATACGGTTCGCAGGGAAGAGGACAGGCGCTGAACCTGCGGGACAGCGGCCTCGACGTGATCATCGGGCTCCGCCAGGGGAAGAGCTGGAGGACGGCGATCGAGGATGGTCTGGATGTCTTTACGGTGAAGGAGGCGGCGAAACAGGCCGACATGATCCAGATCCTCCTCCCCGACGAGTCGCAGGGAGCCGTATACAGAGCGGAGATTGCTCCGTACCTGGAGGAGGGGGACGTCCTCTCGTTCTCCCACGGGTTCAACATCCACTACGGGCAGATCGTGCCCCCCGATAACGTGGACGTGACCATGATCGCGCCCAAGGGGCCCGGCAGGATGGTCCGCCGCCAGTACGAGGAGGGGAAGGGCGTCCCCGCGCTCATCGCCGTCCACCAGGACTTCAGCGGCAGGGCCAAGGAGATCGCGCTCGCCTACGCCCGGGGGATCGGGGCCACGCGGGCGGTCGTGCTCGAGACCACCTTCCGCGAGGAGACCGAGACCGATCTCTTCGGCGAGCAGGCGGTCCTCTGCGGGGGGACGACCGCACTCATCAAGGCGGGCTTCGAGACGCTGGTGGACGCCGGCTATGCCCCGGAGATGGCCTACCTGGAGGTCCTGCACGAGCTGAAGCTGATCGTGGACCTCATCTACGAGGGCGGGATATCCCACATGCGCTCGTCCATCAGCAACACCGCCCAGTACGGCGACCTCACGCGGGGCCCACGGGTGATCGGAGCGGAGGTCTACCTGGCGATGCAGGAGATCCTGGAGGAGATCCAGAGCGGGGAGTTCGCCAAGGAGTGGATCCTGGAGAACCAGGTGAACCGTCCGGTCTTCAACGCCCTCACGGCGAGGGACGAGGAGCACCTGATCGAGCAGGTGGGAAGAGAGATCCGCGCCTTGATGCCGCAGTTCAAAAAATAG
- a CDS encoding AI-2E family transporter has protein sequence MHSGERIGHGGAGTIEGTVLPSPGTGGEGIGARFPPIARTLLIGAAAVVVLAGMRGAASIVSPLLFSAFLAVIGSAALQWLERRGLPRWLAFVVLIAGLIVLGILLVAFLALSFNQLLDRLPFYRDRFLELEALIRSSLGGAGIDSSAIIPSNAAIQDAVVGLLSSLISLFQTVASEIFIILLATAFLLAEVPRFRDLMQGEAGRGNRMVAHLLRSGDGIVRFLIIRIQINFIVGIGFGLFLYLLGVDFALLWGFLAFVLGFIPYIGFLLTAVPPFLLALLEQGPVGGLIVIAGLVLINLVGENVIFPEMAGRGLNLSPFVVIASIFFWGFVLGWLGVFLAVPLTYVLKILLESSEDTRWLADLMGSGNAAEPGEG, from the coding sequence GTGCATTCGGGAGAACGGATCGGGCACGGAGGCGCCGGCACGATCGAAGGGACGGTGCTGCCCTCCCCCGGTACGGGAGGGGAGGGGATCGGCGCACGGTTTCCACCGATCGCCCGCACCCTGCTGATCGGGGCCGCCGCGGTCGTCGTGCTCGCCGGCATGCGCGGAGCCGCTTCCATCGTCAGTCCGCTCCTCTTCTCTGCGTTCCTGGCCGTCATCGGTTCGGCAGCGCTCCAGTGGCTGGAGCGGAGGGGGCTGCCCCGCTGGCTCGCGTTCGTGGTCCTGATCGCCGGGCTGATCGTGCTCGGCATTCTCCTGGTCGCGTTCCTCGCCCTCTCGTTCAACCAGCTCCTGGACCGGCTCCCGTTCTACCGTGACAGGTTCCTGGAGCTCGAAGCCCTGATCCGTTCGTCCCTGGGCGGTGCCGGCATCGACTCTTCCGCCATCATCCCGTCCAATGCCGCGATCCAGGATGCCGTCGTGGGACTTCTCTCGTCGCTCATCTCCCTCTTCCAGACGGTTGCCAGCGAGATCTTCATCATCCTCCTGGCAACGGCGTTCCTCCTGGCGGAGGTCCCGCGGTTCCGCGACCTGATGCAGGGGGAGGCGGGCAGAGGAAACCGCATGGTGGCGCACCTGCTTCGGTCCGGCGACGGCATCGTGCGGTTCCTCATCATCCGCATCCAGATCAATTTCATCGTCGGGATCGGATTCGGTCTCTTCCTCTACCTGCTGGGCGTCGATTTCGCCCTGCTCTGGGGGTTCCTCGCATTCGTCCTGGGGTTCATCCCCTACATCGGATTCCTGCTGACCGCGGTCCCCCCCTTTCTCCTGGCCCTGCTCGAGCAGGGCCCGGTCGGCGGGCTTATCGTGATTGCCGGCCTCGTGCTGATCAACCTCGTCGGCGAGAACGTCATCTTCCCCGAGATGGCAGGACGGGGGCTTAACCTCTCCCCGTTCGTCGTGATCGCCTCCATCTTCTTCTGGGGCTTCGTTCTGGGTTGGCTCGGCGTATTCCTGGCTGTGCCGCTGACCTACGTCCTGAAAATCCTCCTCGAGAGCTCGGAGGACACCCGCTGGCTGGCCGATCTGATGGGATCGGGGAATGCGGCCGAGCCCGGGGAGGGCTGA
- a CDS encoding MBL fold metallo-hydrolase encodes MRITLLGTGDAVGTPKVGCCCPTCAAASGEGRSRLRTSILVEAEGKHILIDTSPDLRQQLLRSGSPHIDAVFWTHGHYDHYAGYGDFYRVQETPPVYGAAGVVEYCSSFFAFLSFEQHPLPPYRPFDLFGLRITPIPVNHPPVSCCGLLLEHDGASVGYTADTASELPERSLALLRGVDLLLLDAIVPPGIRIPKHMNYAEACSLAESLGAGDYRTVHMSHLVPWDLPRLGRDMECIRL; translated from the coding sequence ATGCGGATCACGCTTCTCGGCACGGGCGACGCGGTGGGTACCCCCAAGGTGGGCTGCTGCTGCCCCACCTGCGCCGCGGCGTCGGGGGAGGGGCGGTCGAGGCTCCGCACCTCGATCCTGGTGGAGGCCGAAGGAAAGCATATCCTGATCGACACGTCGCCCGACCTGCGGCAGCAGCTGCTGCGGAGCGGATCGCCGCACATCGATGCGGTCTTCTGGACGCACGGACACTACGACCACTACGCCGGCTACGGCGACTTCTACCGCGTCCAGGAGACGCCCCCGGTCTACGGGGCAGCGGGGGTGGTGGAGTACTGCTCCTCGTTCTTCGCCTTCCTCTCCTTCGAGCAGCATCCCCTCCCCCCCTACCGCCCCTTCGACCTCTTCGGGCTGCGGATCACACCGATTCCCGTCAACCACCCGCCGGTCTCCTGCTGCGGGCTGCTGCTGGAGCACGACGGGGCATCCGTCGGCTACACCGCGGACACGGCGAGCGAGCTGCCGGAGCGGAGCCTGGCGCTCCTGCGGGGCGTGGACCTCCTCCTCCTGGACGCGATCGTGCCGCCGGGAATCCGCATTCCCAAGCACATGAACTACGCGGAGGCCTGCTCCCTGGCGGAGTCCCTCGGCGCCGGGGATTACCGGACGGTCCACATGAGCCACCTGGTGCCCTGGGACCTCCCCCGTCTGGGGAGGGATATGGAGTGCATCCGATTGTGA
- a CDS encoding Xaa-Pro peptidase family protein, which translates to MEELDDAVRRSGASAYLLYASSADADMRYLTHFVTSDPVPYIRKGGHRGLIVVSQMEYARAVQESSAEAITRADAGYLEHLEKEGDPWKALARTIAGLVEGDVLVPPTFPFALAQALQASRRVLLDSGTVASMRAKKSGEEIARITAAQRAAESAIDYAVSLIRASVPRRGILHRDGAPLTSERVRHAMHRLLLEQGYQASETIVSCGRDTAIPHVRGSGPLREGEPIVIDVFPRSEETGYHADMTRTVVKGEADPRIREMYAAVREAGALAAARAGPGVSGADLHQQVVDLFRERGFESGTEGFIHNLGHGVGLEVHELPIVGPRGQPLSSGNVITLEPALYYRDAGGVRLENLGVVVQDGFDCLTRYPMELEL; encoded by the coding sequence ATGGAAGAACTGGATGACGCGGTTCGGCGAAGCGGGGCTTCGGCCTACCTCCTCTATGCATCCTCCGCCGATGCGGACATGCGCTACCTCACACATTTCGTCACCTCGGATCCCGTCCCCTACATCCGGAAGGGGGGTCATCGGGGGCTGATCGTCGTCTCCCAGATGGAGTACGCGCGGGCGGTGCAGGAGTCCTCCGCGGAGGCGATCACCCGCGCGGATGCCGGTTACCTGGAGCACCTCGAGAAGGAGGGGGATCCCTGGAAGGCGCTGGCACGGACCATCGCGGGGCTCGTGGAAGGCGACGTCCTGGTCCCGCCCACCTTCCCCTTCGCGCTGGCGCAGGCGCTCCAGGCATCGCGGCGCGTGCTGCTGGACAGCGGGACGGTCGCGTCCATGCGGGCGAAGAAGAGCGGGGAGGAGATCGCCCGCATCACCGCCGCCCAGAGGGCGGCGGAATCGGCGATCGACTACGCCGTCTCCCTGATCCGGGCTTCGGTCCCCCGCAGGGGCATCCTCCACCGCGACGGCGCCCCCCTCACCTCCGAACGGGTGCGGCATGCCATGCACCGCCTCCTGCTGGAGCAGGGCTACCAGGCGTCGGAGACGATCGTCTCCTGCGGCAGGGATACCGCCATCCCCCACGTGCGGGGCAGCGGGCCGCTCCGCGAGGGCGAGCCGATCGTGATCGACGTCTTCCCCCGCTCTGAGGAGACGGGCTACCACGCGGATATGACCCGCACCGTGGTGAAGGGAGAGGCGGACCCGCGGATCCGCGAGATGTACGCCGCCGTCCGCGAGGCCGGAGCGCTGGCAGCCGCCCGGGCGGGTCCCGGGGTGAGCGGCGCGGACCTGCACCAGCAGGTGGTCGATCTCTTCCGGGAGCGGGGCTTCGAGAGCGGCACGGAGGGCTTCATCCACAACCTCGGGCACGGTGTCGGGCTCGAGGTGCACGAGCTGCCGATCGTCGGTCCCCGCGGGCAGCCGCTGTCGTCGGGGAACGTGATCACCCTCGAACCCGCTCTCTACTACCGGGACGCCGGCGGCGTGCGGCTGGAGAACCTGGGCGTCGTCGTGCAGGACGGGTTCGACTGCCTGACGCGCTACCCGATGGAGCTGGAACTATGA
- the map gene encoding type II methionyl aminopeptidase, which yields MNDAELDLYREAGAIAARLLRKGRDEVRVGGSVFTAVETIESLVREAGADLAFPLNLSINENAAHDTAMEGDTREFQAGDVVKLDLGVHIEGYIADTATTIDLGDNARLVEASERALAAAIERVQAGAPIVEIGRAIQAEIEARGYRPVANLSGHGLAPYQIHTDPHIPNIPSGSGAAIPPGTVFAIEPFATSGSGMVSEGHRVEIYQQVAVRPVRLPAARRLLDQVRGRRGLPFARRWMESDKRDIALGTLVRSGVLRAYPVLHDVPGSLVSQHEHTLIVLEGECIVTTA from the coding sequence ATGAACGACGCGGAACTGGACCTCTACCGGGAGGCGGGGGCGATCGCCGCCCGCCTGCTGCGGAAGGGGAGGGACGAAGTCCGCGTCGGGGGTTCGGTGTTCACGGCGGTGGAGACGATCGAGTCCCTGGTGCGGGAGGCTGGGGCGGATCTCGCCTTCCCCCTCAACCTCTCCATCAACGAGAACGCGGCCCACGATACCGCGATGGAGGGGGACACCCGGGAGTTCCAGGCGGGGGACGTGGTGAAGCTGGACCTCGGCGTCCACATCGAGGGCTACATCGCGGATACGGCGACCACGATCGACCTCGGGGACAACGCCCGCCTCGTCGAAGCATCGGAGCGGGCGCTCGCCGCCGCGATCGAGCGGGTGCAGGCGGGCGCACCCATCGTCGAGATCGGCAGGGCGATCCAGGCGGAGATCGAGGCGCGGGGGTACCGCCCCGTCGCCAACCTCTCCGGCCACGGGCTCGCGCCCTACCAGATCCATACCGATCCCCACATCCCGAACATCCCCTCGGGGAGCGGCGCCGCGATCCCGCCCGGGACGGTCTTTGCCATCGAACCCTTCGCCACCAGCGGCAGCGGGATGGTGAGCGAGGGACACCGGGTGGAGATCTACCAGCAGGTGGCGGTGCGACCGGTCCGCCTGCCGGCCGCCCGCCGCCTCCTCGACCAGGTGCGGGGGCGGCGGGGTCTGCCGTTCGCCCGCCGCTGGATGGAGAGCGACAAACGCGACATCGCGCTCGGGACTCTCGTCCGCAGCGGCGTGCTGCGGGCGTACCCGGTGCTGCACGATGTGCCGGGATCGCTCGTCTCCCAGCACGAGCATACGCTCATCGTGCTGGAGGGCGAGTGCATCGTCACCACGGCCTGA
- the purL gene encoding phosphoribosylformylglycinamidine synthase subunit PurL, with protein sequence MLSAEDLAYLRAELKRDPTPLEIAAFDNLWSEHCSYRSTKTLLRTLPTEGPNVILGPGDDAAVVQFSDTCAIVIGMESHNHPSYVDPYHGAATGVGGIVRDVISMGGRPIALMDPLYFGPLAEAKNRYLFEHVVAGIGDYGNCIGVPVVRGEVVFDESYRGNPLVNVVCVGVVHPKRYVTARAKRPGSRLVLVGSATGRDGLGGASFASRDLGVSAEALDRPSVQIGDPYTEKLIIDATLEMVESGAVLSCKDLGAAGLAGASSEMCSTLGGIITADRVHLREEGMNAVEIMLAESQERMLFEVAPGDVPRIGAIAEKYDLCWSDIGEVIPEPRYIVQFKGEIVCDVPIALLTGGAPLCFWEKRAYTAERPFSRPGADIKDLALAVLSHPDVAGKDWVFEQYDRHVQLRSVSLEGDAAVLRLEDRALVLSCGCNPRHIYLRPYEGTGNAVVENAANLACLGAEPLCLVNCLNFASPIHPEVYWQMEECVRGLGDMARRLGIPVVGGNVSLYNESDEFGTQVKPTPSLGMAGRGEVRRAGRPRDGCTLAVIGEGAAAFGGSVLDAVSGCGGEAPPLADPRTVAAVRDLVQAGSIEAATDISRGGLLAALARLAPRSEIALRGDMLDELFSESYGRFLVALRDGVPLCNVGYRAIGTTGGDALRIRCGSQRLVLEEGEIEAALSATTRTMRY encoded by the coding sequence ATGCTGTCTGCCGAGGACCTGGCCTATCTGCGGGCCGAACTGAAACGTGACCCGACTCCCCTGGAGATCGCCGCATTCGACAACCTCTGGAGCGAGCACTGCAGCTACCGCTCCACAAAGACCCTTCTCCGCACGCTCCCGACCGAGGGGCCCAACGTGATCCTGGGTCCGGGGGACGATGCCGCCGTGGTGCAGTTCTCCGATACCTGTGCGATCGTCATCGGGATGGAGAGCCACAACCACCCCAGCTACGTGGATCCCTACCACGGTGCCGCCACCGGGGTGGGAGGCATCGTGCGGGACGTGATCTCGATGGGGGGGCGGCCGATCGCCCTCATGGACCCCCTCTACTTCGGGCCGCTCGCCGAGGCGAAGAACCGCTACCTGTTCGAGCACGTGGTCGCCGGCATCGGGGACTACGGCAACTGCATCGGGGTGCCGGTGGTGCGGGGGGAGGTGGTCTTCGACGAGAGCTACCGCGGGAACCCGCTGGTGAACGTGGTCTGCGTGGGCGTGGTGCACCCGAAGCGCTACGTCACGGCGCGGGCGAAGCGTCCGGGGAGCCGCCTGGTGCTGGTCGGGTCGGCCACCGGCAGGGACGGTCTCGGCGGGGCGTCCTTCGCCTCGCGGGACCTTGGGGTCTCCGCGGAGGCGCTGGACCGCCCCAGCGTGCAGATCGGCGATCCCTACACCGAGAAGCTGATCATCGACGCGACCCTGGAGATGGTGGAGAGCGGGGCGGTGCTCTCCTGCAAAGACCTGGGAGCCGCCGGCCTCGCCGGCGCCAGCAGCGAGATGTGCAGCACGCTCGGCGGCATCATCACGGCAGACAGGGTGCACCTGCGGGAGGAGGGGATGAATGCCGTCGAGATCATGCTCGCGGAATCCCAGGAGCGGATGCTCTTCGAGGTCGCCCCCGGGGACGTGCCCCGGATAGGTGCCATCGCCGAGAAGTACGATCTCTGCTGGAGCGACATCGGCGAGGTGATCCCCGAGCCGCGCTACATCGTCCAGTTCAAGGGGGAGATCGTCTGCGACGTCCCCATCGCGCTCCTGACCGGCGGGGCGCCCCTCTGCTTCTGGGAGAAGCGGGCCTACACTGCGGAGAGGCCGTTTTCGAGGCCCGGTGCGGATATAAAGGATCTGGCCCTGGCGGTGCTCTCCCATCCGGATGTTGCCGGGAAGGACTGGGTCTTCGAGCAGTACGACCGCCACGTGCAGCTGCGGTCGGTCTCGCTCGAGGGGGACGCCGCCGTGCTCCGCCTGGAGGACCGGGCGCTCGTCCTCTCCTGCGGCTGCAATCCGCGGCACATCTACCTGCGGCCGTACGAGGGGACGGGGAACGCGGTCGTCGAGAACGCGGCGAACCTCGCCTGCCTGGGCGCCGAGCCCCTCTGTCTGGTGAACTGCCTGAACTTCGCCAGCCCCATCCACCCCGAGGTCTACTGGCAGATGGAGGAGTGCGTGCGCGGGCTCGGGGACATGGCGAGACGCCTGGGCATACCCGTCGTGGGGGGCAACGTCTCGCTCTACAACGAGAGCGACGAGTTCGGGACCCAGGTGAAACCCACCCCCTCCCTCGGGATGGCGGGACGGGGCGAGGTGCGGAGGGCGGGCCGCCCGAGGGACGGGTGCACCCTCGCGGTCATCGGCGAGGGCGCGGCGGCGTTCGGCGGGTCCGTGCTCGACGCCGTGAGCGGCTGCGGGGGCGAGGCCCCGCCGCTGGCGGATCCGCGGACGGTCGCGGCGGTGCGGGATCTCGTGCAGGCGGGCAGCATCGAGGCGGCGACCGACATCTCGCGGGGCGGGCTGCTGGCGGCCCTCGCCAGGCTCGCCCCCCGCTCCGAGATCGCCCTCCGGGGCGACATGCTGGACGAGCTCTTCTCGGAGTCCTACGGACGGTTCCTGGTGGCGCTGCGGGACGGGGTGCCCCTCTGCAACGTCGGGTACCGGGCGATCGGCACCACCGGCGGGGACGCGCTGCGGATCCGCTGCGGATCCCAGCGCCTCGTCCTCGAGGAGGGGGAGATCGAGGCGGCGCTCTCCGCCACCACCCGCACTATGCGCTACTGA